One Panicum virgatum strain AP13 chromosome 3N, P.virgatum_v5, whole genome shotgun sequence DNA segment encodes these proteins:
- the LOC120666178 gene encoding auxin response factor 24-like isoform X1, protein MAAAAAGGGGGGGGPEAAGGGGGGGKDALFVELWKACAGPLSSVPPLGEKVYYFPQGHIEQVEASTNQLAEQQGTPLYNLPWKIPCKLMNIELKAEPDTDEVYAQLTLLPDKKRDENTTTTVESDDPEEEEVPNAPPATNEQLRIHSFCKTLTASDTSTHGGFSVLRRHADECLPPLVRTLEPLTHVFIVGLMIVIPLMLLLDQDMSQHPPNQELVAKDLHGVEWRFRHIFRGQPRRHLLQSGWSVFVSAKRLVAGDAFIFLRGENGELRVGVRRALRHQTTIPSSVISSHSMHLGVLATAWHAVNTGSMFTIYYKPRTSPAEFMVSRDKYYESLKRNYSIGMRFKMRFEGEEAAEQKFTGTIVGIGASDPSGWADSKWRSLKVRWDEASSVPRPERVSAWQIEPAVSPSPVNPLPPRFKRSRSNVNASPPIMPNVTREVASKVMPDSQQNSLPRAMHSQGRTQLTSQYRDSSDLKSAQDLTMWSKGIEQERNNISAQTKLSLEGWTQTRRPEGYNQPLSAFQPLKDAQNPLCSFPSQLSGNRSRNWDTIDSHYPVQQANHNMSPGTLSLMPHNNGFRMDQQMNLSMPGAPHPQRAEIAKFSGKSAFTPLQGHGIDQCSSDWFGHIKPQPLVIENDGQKTKGTSFKLFGFPLGSLEKSEPLVSPPSVAYDGKQTSPSERNQLGIIEVHKQGSALGRSIDLTTFTCYDELIAELDQMFDFDGELSSPQKNWLVVYTDNEGDMMLVGDDPWNEFCNMVHKISIYTREEVEKMNPGALNSRPEDSLSDSLGRGLGSKEAPGGPSTSYLNSENH, encoded by the exons ATGGCTGCagcggctgccggcggcggcggcggagggggag GTCCGgaagcagcaggcggcggcggcggcggagggaaggACGCGCTTTTCGTGGAGCTCTGGAAGGCCTGCGCGGGGCCGCTCTCCAGCGTCCCGCCGCTCGGGGAGAAGGTCTACTACTTCCCGCAGGGGCACATCGAGCAG GTGGAGGCATCGACGAACCAGCTCGCCGAGCAGCAGGGCACGCCGCTCTACAACCTGCCATGGAAGATCCCCTGCAAGCTCATGAACATAGAGCTGAAG GCTGAGCCGGATACTGATGAGGTGTATGCCCAGCTCACCCTGCTCCCTGATAAG AAGCGAGATGAGAATACCACTACAACAGTGGAGAGTGATGacccagaggaggaggaggtgcctaATGCGCCGCCAGCCACCAATGAGCAGCTTCGCATCCATTCCTTCTGCAAGACACTAACTGCCTCAGACAcaagcacacatggtggattcTCGGTGTTGCGCCGGCATGCGGATGAGTGCCTCCCTCCCCTGGTTAGGACCTTGGAACCTTTGACTCATGTTTTTATTGTTGGTCTAATGATAGTGATCCCTTTGATGTTGCTCCTTGACCAGGATATGAGTCAGCATCCCCCAAATCAAGAGCTAGTAGCCAAGGACCTGCATGGGGTTGAGTGGCGCTTTCGTCACATCTTTCGAG GTCAGCCACGGAGGCACCTTCTTCAGAGTGGTTGGAGTGTTTTTGTTAGTGCCAAGCGTCTCGTTGCTGGGGATGCCTTCATATTTCTCAG AGGTGAGAATGGGGAGCTACGTGTTGGAGTTAGGCGGGCATTGAGGCACCAAACCACTATCCCATCTTCAGTCATATCAAGCCACAGTATGCATCTTGGTGTTCTTGCAACAGCATGGcatgcagtgaacactgggagTATGTTCACTATCTACTACAAGCCAAG GACTAGTCCAGCCGAATTCATGGTCTCGCGTGATAAGTACTATGAATCACTGAAACGAAATTATTCAATAGGGATGAGATTCAAGATGAGATTTGAAGGCGAAGAGGCAGCAGAGCAGAA ATTCACTGGAACAATAGTTGGGATAGGTGCTTCTGATCCATCTGGCTGGGCTGACTCGAAATGGCGTTCCCTTAAG GTGAGATGGGATGAAGCTTCTTCCGTTCCTCGTCCGGAAAGAGTTTCTGCTTGGCAAATAGAACCTGCTGTTAGCCCATCTCCTGTGAACCCTCTTCCACCCAGATTCAAGAGGTCTCGTTCAAATGTTAATGCTTCGCCACCTATCATGCCAAATGTAACCAGAGAAG TTGCTTCTAAAGTAATGCCGGACTCTCAACAAAATAGTCTCCCAAGGGCCATGCACAGTCAAGGAAGGACACAATTGACTAGTCAATACCGTGATAGCAGTGATCTGAAGTCTGCTCAGGATCTCACCATGTGGTCTAAAGGGATTGAGCAGGAGAGAAACAATATTAGTGCCCAGACAAAGCTAAGTCTGGAGGgttggacacaaacaagaagaCCTGAAGGTTACAATCAGCCGTTATCAGCATTTCAACCACTGAAAGATGCGCAGAATCCACTTTGTTCTTTTCCTAGTCAATTATCTGGAAACCGCTCAAGGAACTGGGACACAATTGATTCTCATTATCCAGTCCAACAAGCCAACCACAACATGTCACCTGGAACCTTGTCTTTAATGCCTCATAACAATGGTTTTAGGATGGATCAACAAATGAATCTATCAATGCCAGGAGCTCCACATCCTCAAAGGGCTGAAATTGCAAAATTTAGTGGTAAATCGGCTTTCACCCCTCTTCAGGGCCATGGCATTGATCAGTGCTCCTCAGACTGGTTTGGGCATATCAAGCCCCAGCCTTTGGTTATTGAGAATGATGGACAGAAAACCAAAGGCACTTCATTCAAGCTATTTGGGTTTCCTCTTGGCAGCCTGGAAAAATCTGAACCTCTGGTATCTCCACCAAGTGTCGCATATGACGGGAAGCAAACATCTCCATCAGAAAGGAATCAGCTTGGCATAATTGAG GTGCATAAGCAAGGCAGTGCCCTCGGCAGGTCGATTGATCTGACAACGTTCACTTGCTACGATGAACTGATTGCTGAACTGGACCAGATGTTTGACTTTGATGGTGAGCTGAGCAGTCCTCAAAAGAACTGGTTGGTCGTCTACACTGACAATGAAGGTGACATGATGCTTGTTGGTGATGATCCCTGGAA TGAGTTCTGCAACATGGTCCACAAGATCTCCATCTACACAAGGGAGGAGGTGGAAAAGATGAACCCGGGCGCCCTGAACTCAAGGCCTGAAGATAGTCTGTCCGACTCGCTGGGGAGAGGATTGGGTTCCAAGGAGGCTCCAGGTGGGCCATCCACTTCGTACCTCAACTCCGAGAACCACTAA
- the LOC120666178 gene encoding auxin response factor 24-like isoform X2: MAAAAAGGGGGGGGGGGGPEAAGGGGGGGKDALFVELWKACAGPLSSVPPLGEKVYYFPQGHIEQVEASTNQLAEQQGTPLYNLPWKIPCKLMNIELKAEPDTDEVYAQLTLLPDKKRDENTTTTVESDDPEEEEVPNAPPATNEQLRIHSFCKTLTASDTSTHGGFSVLRRHADECLPPLDMSQHPPNQELVAKDLHGVEWRFRHIFRGQPRRHLLQSGWSVFVSAKRLVAGDAFIFLRGENGELRVGVRRALRHQTTIPSSVISSHSMHLGVLATAWHAVNTGSMFTIYYKPRTSPAEFMVSRDKYYESLKRNYSIGMRFKMRFEGEEAAEQKFTGTIVGIGASDPSGWADSKWRSLKVRWDEASSVPRPERVSAWQIEPAVSPSPVNPLPPRFKRSRSNVNASPPIMPNVTREVASKVMPDSQQNSLPRAMHSQGRTQLTSQYRDSSDLKSAQDLTMWSKGIEQERNNISAQTKLSLEGWTQTRRPEGYNQPLSAFQPLKDAQNPLCSFPSQLSGNRSRNWDTIDSHYPVQQANHNMSPGTLSLMPHNNGFRMDQQMNLSMPGAPHPQRAEIAKFSGKSAFTPLQGHGIDQCSSDWFGHIKPQPLVIENDGQKTKGTSFKLFGFPLGSLEKSEPLVSPPSVAYDGKQTSPSERNQLGIIEVHKQGSALGRSIDLTTFTCYDELIAELDQMFDFDGELSSPQKNWLVVYTDNEGDMMLVGDDPWNEFCNMVHKISIYTREEVEKMNPGALNSRPEDSLSDSLGRGLGSKEAPGGPSTSYLNSENH; encoded by the exons ATGGCTGCagcggctgccggcggcggcggcggagggggaggtG GAGGGGG AGGTCCGgaagcagcaggcggcggcggcggcggagggaaggACGCGCTTTTCGTGGAGCTCTGGAAGGCCTGCGCGGGGCCGCTCTCCAGCGTCCCGCCGCTCGGGGAGAAGGTCTACTACTTCCCGCAGGGGCACATCGAGCAG GTGGAGGCATCGACGAACCAGCTCGCCGAGCAGCAGGGCACGCCGCTCTACAACCTGCCATGGAAGATCCCCTGCAAGCTCATGAACATAGAGCTGAAG GCTGAGCCGGATACTGATGAGGTGTATGCCCAGCTCACCCTGCTCCCTGATAAG AAGCGAGATGAGAATACCACTACAACAGTGGAGAGTGATGacccagaggaggaggaggtgcctaATGCGCCGCCAGCCACCAATGAGCAGCTTCGCATCCATTCCTTCTGCAAGACACTAACTGCCTCAGACAcaagcacacatggtggattcTCGGTGTTGCGCCGGCATGCGGATGAGTGCCTCCCTCCCCTG GATATGAGTCAGCATCCCCCAAATCAAGAGCTAGTAGCCAAGGACCTGCATGGGGTTGAGTGGCGCTTTCGTCACATCTTTCGAG GTCAGCCACGGAGGCACCTTCTTCAGAGTGGTTGGAGTGTTTTTGTTAGTGCCAAGCGTCTCGTTGCTGGGGATGCCTTCATATTTCTCAG AGGTGAGAATGGGGAGCTACGTGTTGGAGTTAGGCGGGCATTGAGGCACCAAACCACTATCCCATCTTCAGTCATATCAAGCCACAGTATGCATCTTGGTGTTCTTGCAACAGCATGGcatgcagtgaacactgggagTATGTTCACTATCTACTACAAGCCAAG GACTAGTCCAGCCGAATTCATGGTCTCGCGTGATAAGTACTATGAATCACTGAAACGAAATTATTCAATAGGGATGAGATTCAAGATGAGATTTGAAGGCGAAGAGGCAGCAGAGCAGAA ATTCACTGGAACAATAGTTGGGATAGGTGCTTCTGATCCATCTGGCTGGGCTGACTCGAAATGGCGTTCCCTTAAG GTGAGATGGGATGAAGCTTCTTCCGTTCCTCGTCCGGAAAGAGTTTCTGCTTGGCAAATAGAACCTGCTGTTAGCCCATCTCCTGTGAACCCTCTTCCACCCAGATTCAAGAGGTCTCGTTCAAATGTTAATGCTTCGCCACCTATCATGCCAAATGTAACCAGAGAAG TTGCTTCTAAAGTAATGCCGGACTCTCAACAAAATAGTCTCCCAAGGGCCATGCACAGTCAAGGAAGGACACAATTGACTAGTCAATACCGTGATAGCAGTGATCTGAAGTCTGCTCAGGATCTCACCATGTGGTCTAAAGGGATTGAGCAGGAGAGAAACAATATTAGTGCCCAGACAAAGCTAAGTCTGGAGGgttggacacaaacaagaagaCCTGAAGGTTACAATCAGCCGTTATCAGCATTTCAACCACTGAAAGATGCGCAGAATCCACTTTGTTCTTTTCCTAGTCAATTATCTGGAAACCGCTCAAGGAACTGGGACACAATTGATTCTCATTATCCAGTCCAACAAGCCAACCACAACATGTCACCTGGAACCTTGTCTTTAATGCCTCATAACAATGGTTTTAGGATGGATCAACAAATGAATCTATCAATGCCAGGAGCTCCACATCCTCAAAGGGCTGAAATTGCAAAATTTAGTGGTAAATCGGCTTTCACCCCTCTTCAGGGCCATGGCATTGATCAGTGCTCCTCAGACTGGTTTGGGCATATCAAGCCCCAGCCTTTGGTTATTGAGAATGATGGACAGAAAACCAAAGGCACTTCATTCAAGCTATTTGGGTTTCCTCTTGGCAGCCTGGAAAAATCTGAACCTCTGGTATCTCCACCAAGTGTCGCATATGACGGGAAGCAAACATCTCCATCAGAAAGGAATCAGCTTGGCATAATTGAG GTGCATAAGCAAGGCAGTGCCCTCGGCAGGTCGATTGATCTGACAACGTTCACTTGCTACGATGAACTGATTGCTGAACTGGACCAGATGTTTGACTTTGATGGTGAGCTGAGCAGTCCTCAAAAGAACTGGTTGGTCGTCTACACTGACAATGAAGGTGACATGATGCTTGTTGGTGATGATCCCTGGAA TGAGTTCTGCAACATGGTCCACAAGATCTCCATCTACACAAGGGAGGAGGTGGAAAAGATGAACCCGGGCGCCCTGAACTCAAGGCCTGAAGATAGTCTGTCCGACTCGCTGGGGAGAGGATTGGGTTCCAAGGAGGCTCCAGGTGGGCCATCCACTTCGTACCTCAACTCCGAGAACCACTAA
- the LOC120666177 gene encoding uncharacterized protein LOC120666177 — protein sequence MSAAAAEVRMPEGEGQKGEAAADARKDGVAREVIRMEREAVIPILKPKLVTRLAYLIEHEVDRNEFLKLCKKVEYTIRAWYLLQFEDLMQLYSLFDPVTGGKRLEQQSLTPEEIETESDVQAAIAAPNRDVAALGQVVAAHTGGRDGSVSRPWRRRSMARRRTRAGGNDTKGRQRALRAGRGGGPSCRRWRPLGQAAAVRGVGVGRSQP from the exons atgtcggcggcggcggcggaggtgaggATGCCGGAAGGGGAGGGGCAgaagggggaggcggcggcggacgcgcggAAGGACGGGGTCGCGCGGGAGGTCATCCGGATGGAGCGGGAGGCCGTCATCCCCATCCTCAAGCCCAAGCTCGTCACGCGCCTCGCCTACCTCATCG AGCATGAGGTCGATCGAAACGAGTTCCTCAAGCTGTGCAAGAAGGTGGAGTACACCATCCGGGCCTGGTACCTCCTCCAGTTCGAAGACCTCATG CAACTGTACTCCCTGTTTGACCCTGTTACTGGTGGGAAGAGGCTGGAGCAGCAGAGTCTGACGCCCGAGGAAATCGAAACCGAGTCTGACGTCCAAGCGGCGATAGCAGCACCCAATAGGGACGTGGCGGCGCTAGGCCAAGTGGTGGCGGCGCACACAGGAGGCCGCGACGGCAGCGTGTCAAGGCCCTGGCGGCGACGCTCCATGGCTCGGCGGAGGACGCGCGCAGGCGGCAACGACACCAAGGGGCGGCAGCGGGCCCTAAGGGCAGGAAGAGGCGGCGGCCCCAGTTGCAGGAGGTGGCGCCCCttggggcaggcggcggcggttcgtGGGGTGGGGGTTGGACGATCCCAACCCTAA